Proteins co-encoded in one Amaranthus tricolor cultivar Red isolate AtriRed21 chromosome 7, ASM2621246v1, whole genome shotgun sequence genomic window:
- the LOC130818274 gene encoding putative BPI/LBP family protein At1g04970, with amino-acid sequence MAPFNLCKFIIFLSLFSTFTNFHVQSKRDGFISISISEKGLEFVKDLLTEKAVSSLTPLELSPIEKTVRIPLVGSVKIVLSNIVIYHIDVIYSDVEVGDDDISITASKATANLSMDWKYTYKNWFVEVSDHGDASVEVDDMKASIEVTLKKQGGGLKLTLLESECEVEDVDIKMNGGASWLYQGIVDAFSNHIESAVENAIIKKLNEGILKIGTLLQSLPTQVKVDETSALNVTFVSNPTFSDSSIGFVINGLFIPMNESLSTPYQLQVSQSSIQSHNPAKMIAIALHEDVFNSGSLVYFNAGLMQWRVEKIPDQSLLNTTLWKEVVPELYEQFPDSRMVLDLLASSPPSVHIFDGGMEATINTDVIVDVMSDGEVVPVACGSVVISASGSVKISGNNLTGSIELDKFNLSAKWSKVGNLQIDVIRPVISEVLVDVLLPRLNTLLVQGFPLPLIHGFTLEDAEIVYSDSLITVSSNVAYTEDNRLPSKYIIRDILSFLRFM; translated from the exons atggcaccttttaatttgtgcaaattcatcatctttttatcattattttccACATTTACGAATTTCCATGTACAATCAAAACGAGATGGATTCATTTCTATATCAATTTCTGAAAAGggtcttgaatttgtcaaaGACTTGTTAACTGAAAAGGCAGTATCTTCTTTAACACCACTTGAACTTTCCCCAATTGAGAAAACTGTGAGAATCCCACTTGTGGGTAGTGTTAAAATTGTTCTTTCTAATATAGTAATTTATCATATTGATGTTATCTACTCAGATGTTGAAGTGGGTGATGATGATATTAGTATTACTGCTTCAAAAGCAACTGCTAATTTGAGTATGGATTGGAAGTATACTTATAAAAATTGGTTTGTTGAAGTTTCTGATCATGGAGATGCTTCTGTAGAG GTTGACGATATGAAAGCAAGCATTGAGGTAACGTTGAAGAAACAAGGTGGTGGTCTGAAGTTGACTCTCCTAGAAAGTGAATGTGAGGTAGAAGATGTTGATATAAAGATGAATGGTGGAGCATCCTGGCTTTATCAAGG GATAGTAGACGCTTTCAGCAACCATATTGAATCAGCAGTTGAAAATGCTATTATAAAGAAACTCAATGAAGGGATCTTGAAAATTGGTACCTTATTGCAGTCTCTTCCTACACAAGTAAAAGTGGACGAAACTTCTGCACTCAATGTGACATTTGTCAGCAACCCCACTTTCAGCGATTCTTCAATCGGTTTTGTAATAAATGGCTTATTCATTCCAATGAACGAATCTTTGTCCACCCCATATCAACTCCAAGTATCACAATCTTCAATACAATCCCATAATCCAGCTAAGATGATAGCAATAGCATTGCATGAAGATGTTTTCAACTCTGGCTCTTTGGTTTATTTCAAT GCAGGGCTTATGCAATGGAGAGTTGAAAAGATACCAGATCAGTCACTTCTGAATACTACTTTGTGGAAAGAAGTTGTACCCGAACTTTACGAGCAGTTTCCCGATTCCAGAATGGTTTTAGACTTATTGGCTTCTTCTCCTCCGTCTGTGCACATTTTTGATGGTGGAATGGAAGCAACCATCAATACAGATGTTATAGTGGACGTCATGAGTGACGGGGAAGTCGTACCGGTTGCTTGTGGATCTGTG GTTATCAGTGCTTCAGGTTCTGTTAAAATTTCAGGGAATAACCTGACAGGGAGTATCGAGCTCGATAAGTTCAATTTGTCAGCTAAATGGAGTAAAGTTGGTAACCTGCAAATTGACGTAATCAGG CCTGTGATCTCGGAGGTTCTAGTAGATGTGTTGTTGCCACGATTGAACACGCTTCTCGTACAAGGATTTCCTTTGCCACTAATCCACGGCTTCACCCTTGAAGACGCTGAAATCGTCTATTCTGATTCTTTAATTACTGTTTCCAGCAATGTGGCATATACCGAAGACAATCGCCTTCCATCGAAATACATCATTCGTGATATTTTGTCATTCCTTCGGTTCATGTAA
- the LOC130818293 gene encoding phosphatidate cytidylyltransferase 4, chloroplastic-like produces the protein MAVQVGLERSNVLSISAASCPCLRSPPFFKALKLPFASTKLSIRLIRMGSDNIFGIPVRILPRHRTVMCVASAESDRMDESGAKEEVIEGYNLLEKEELNLDEQHKASQLKSRVISGLVIGISMGGIILAGGWVFTIGVAAAVFIAAREYFGLVRSDGIAVGMTPPPRYVSRVCSVICALMPLWTLYAGHIDISVTSAAFVVAIALLLQRGNPRFAQLSSAVFGLFYCGYLPCFWVKLRCGLSLPALNTKIGHLWPVLLGGPTHWTVGLVATLLAVSSIIAADTYAFLGGKAFGRTPLINVSPKKTWEGAMAGLAGCVATSVLLSKILCWPKSLPSAVALGFLNFFGSLFGDLTESMIKRDAGVKDSGSLIPGHGGVLDRVDSYIFTGALAYSFVKTFVPLFGV, from the exons ATGGCGGTGCAAGTTGGTTTAGAACGCAGCAATGTTTTGTCTATTTCCGCAGCCTCATGTCCATGTTTGCGGTCTCCTCCTTTCTTCAAAGCCCTCAAACTTCCATTTGCATCAACCAAATTGAGCATTAGATTGATTAGGATGGGTTCGGATAACATTTTCGGGATTCCAGTGCGGATATTGCCAAGACATCGGACAGTTATGTGTGTGGCAAGTGCTGAATCGGATCGAATGGATGAAAGTGGGGCCAAAGAG GAAGTCATCGAAGGCTACAATCTTTTGGAAAAAGAGGAATTAAATTTGGACGAACAACATAAAGCTAGTCAGTTGAAGAGCAGGGTTATATCTGGACTTGTGATTGGCATTTCAATGGGTGGCATAATACTCGCAGGAGGATGGGTTTTTACCATTGGTGTTGCTGCTGCAGTTTTTATAGCCGCAAGAGAGTATTTTGGATTGGTAAGAAGTGATGGAATTGCCGTGGGAATGACACCACCACCTCGATATGTGTCAAGAGTTTGTTCTGTTATTTGTGCTCTTATGCCTCTTTGGACCTT GTATGCTGGTCACATTGATATCTCGGTGACATCTGCAGCTTTCGTTGTTGCAATTGCTTTGCTTTTACAAAGAGGAAATCCTCGCTTTGCTCAACTCAGCAGTGCCGTGTTTGGGTTGTTTTATTGTGGTTATCTGCCTTGTTTCTGGGTCAAGCTTCGATGTGGTTTATCGCTTCCAGCCCTAAATACAA AAATCGGACATTTGTGGCCTGTTCTTCTTGGTGGCCCAACACATTGGACTGTTGGACTTGTCGCGACTTTATTAGCGGTCAGCAGCATTATTGCCGCCGATACATATGCTTTTCTTGGAGGCAAG GCATTCGGTCGCACACCACTTATTAATGTTAGCCCGAAAAAAACGTGGGAAGGAGCTATGGCGGGGCTGGCTGGCTGCGTAGCTACTTCTGTCTTATTATCAAAGATACTTTGCTGGCCAAAATCTTTACCGAG TGCGGTCGCCCTAGGATTCCTGAACTTTTTTGGGTCTCTATTCGGTGATTTGACTGAGTCAATGATAAAGCGTGATGCTGGTGTTAAGGATTCTGGTTCTCTCATCCCCGGGCATG GCGGAGTACTAGACAGAGTCGACAGTTACATCTTTACCGGCGCACTTGCCTACTCCTTTGTGAAAACTTTCGTGCCGCTCTTCGGTGTTTGA